The following are from one region of the Paenibacillus sp. KS-LC4 genome:
- a CDS encoding DUF3048 domain-containing protein, which produces MKLGKRIGLSSSILLLLVLLAACAGGSKGEAVPTASPEPSALPSPSVSPGALPYQAPLTGIGRQTEALERPIAVMINNLKPARPQSGLSNADVVWEVLAEGGITRLVAIFQSTDALTDSIGPIRSIRPYLINIGESYGAVLAHAGGSNDAYAILQQQKKPYLDEISNAGAYFWRSKERKAPHNLYSDLEKLRSGAEKKNYKQDTAVPAYVFAENGAAEKAAPATAVTIHFTLKDYKVSYAYDEASKLYKRSINDEAHIDLNNNEQLAAANLVVLAASHKTLDNEGRLSVDLQSGGDAMLFQQGRMTEASWVRAPDNMIRIVKDGKELALVPGKTFFHIVPNAKSIADHVMYG; this is translated from the coding sequence ATGAAATTGGGAAAAAGAATCGGATTATCGTCCAGTATTTTGCTGCTGCTTGTCCTGCTTGCAGCTTGTGCGGGAGGCAGCAAAGGGGAAGCGGTCCCAACCGCTTCGCCAGAGCCAAGCGCTTTGCCAAGCCCTAGCGTGTCACCGGGGGCACTGCCCTATCAAGCGCCGCTAACGGGAATTGGACGGCAGACAGAGGCTTTAGAGCGGCCGATTGCTGTCATGATCAACAACCTGAAGCCGGCTCGCCCGCAATCGGGCTTGTCGAATGCTGATGTCGTGTGGGAGGTGCTCGCGGAAGGCGGTATTACAAGGCTTGTTGCCATATTCCAAAGCACGGACGCCTTAACCGATTCGATTGGCCCGATTCGCAGCATTCGGCCTTATCTAATTAATATTGGCGAAAGCTACGGTGCTGTGCTTGCCCATGCGGGCGGCAGCAATGATGCATATGCAATTTTGCAGCAGCAGAAGAAGCCGTATTTGGATGAAATTTCGAATGCAGGCGCCTACTTCTGGCGGAGCAAGGAGCGCAAAGCGCCGCATAATTTGTATTCCGATCTGGAGAAGCTTCGTTCCGGAGCGGAGAAGAAAAATTACAAGCAGGATACAGCGGTGCCAGCCTATGTGTTCGCGGAGAACGGCGCCGCGGAGAAGGCGGCGCCTGCGACGGCGGTCACGATTCATTTTACGCTAAAGGATTACAAGGTTTCTTATGCCTATGATGAGGCGAGCAAGCTATATAAGCGTTCCATCAATGATGAAGCGCATATTGACCTCAACAATAATGAGCAGCTTGCGGCAGCTAATCTGGTTGTTCTCGCTGCAAGCCATAAGACACTGGACAATGAGGGGCGGCTCTCGGTCGATTTGCAATCGGGTGGAGATGCGATGCTGTTTCAGCAGGGCCGGATGACAGAGGCTTCATGGGTACGGGCGCCGGACAATATGATTCGGATCGTGAAGGATGGCAAGGAGCTGGCTCTGGTGCCGGGCAAAACCTTTTTCCACATTGTTCCGAACGCGAAATCCATTGCTGATCATGTGATGTATGGGTAA
- a CDS encoding HAMP domain-containing sensor histidine kinase, producing the protein MNSLKTRIVWSYLLLIALVVVVLGGLFATLITNYYYGSAQSSVKQRAVSALATHSRTMASLKMHDQADYMLQYMVEGDTRLQLLDVNGKVRMDSDGLVENIQYNTLDVQAAMNGQTDIWQGNDPYYKERVTSITIPVWNDTHVVSLLRYSASISAVDDMVSQLLRMSAFVGLAVILLFLGLSLWLAQRIVRPIRELTRAARYMADGDWTRRATKRSNDEIGQLAETFNTMVVELNHREKLKNDFISSISHELRTPLTSIRGWSETLKEGDPADNEEMKLGLQIISQETLRLSGLVEDLLDFSKLSAGSMELHAELLDLNSPVKETAAQLGVRQNQKGVKLLVTLGKSPVMVYADANRLKQVIINLIDNAFKFTPAGGTIRVSISTTSDEDYALLTVADTGCGIEPEDIPHVTEKFYKGNTGQGGSGLGLAICKEITELHAGEMKIDSERGAGTVITIKLPISHQNKPAS; encoded by the coding sequence ATGAACAGTCTCAAGACGAGAATCGTGTGGAGCTATTTGCTCCTGATTGCGCTCGTTGTCGTCGTGCTTGGTGGACTTTTTGCTACGCTGATTACCAACTATTATTATGGCAGCGCACAAAGCTCGGTTAAGCAGCGGGCTGTGTCAGCCCTTGCCACGCATAGTCGGACGATGGCCTCCCTGAAAATGCATGATCAAGCGGATTATATGCTGCAATATATGGTGGAGGGCGATACGCGGCTCCAGCTGCTTGATGTAAATGGAAAGGTTCGCATGGACTCGGACGGGCTGGTTGAAAATATACAGTACAACACGCTAGACGTGCAGGCTGCGATGAATGGACAGACGGACATTTGGCAGGGCAATGATCCTTATTACAAGGAGCGGGTCACGTCGATTACGATTCCGGTCTGGAATGATACGCATGTGGTATCTCTGCTGCGTTATTCGGCCTCCATCAGTGCCGTAGATGATATGGTAAGCCAACTGCTGCGCATGTCAGCATTTGTGGGGCTGGCGGTCATTTTGCTGTTCCTTGGGTTAAGCCTATGGCTGGCCCAGCGCATTGTGCGCCCCATTCGCGAGCTGACGCGTGCAGCGAGGTACATGGCGGATGGAGATTGGACAAGGCGGGCGACGAAGCGAAGCAATGATGAAATTGGGCAGCTGGCGGAAACGTTCAATACGATGGTCGTAGAGCTGAATCATCGCGAGAAGCTCAAAAATGATTTTATCTCCTCCATTTCCCATGAGCTGCGAACGCCGCTTACGTCGATCAGAGGCTGGAGCGAGACGCTGAAGGAAGGCGATCCGGCCGACAATGAGGAAATGAAGCTGGGCTTGCAAATTATTAGCCAGGAAACGCTGCGTTTGTCGGGGCTTGTAGAGGATTTGCTCGACTTCTCCAAGCTGTCGGCAGGAAGCATGGAGCTGCATGCCGAGCTGCTGGATCTCAACAGCCCGGTGAAAGAGACAGCTGCCCAGCTTGGCGTCAGGCAAAATCAGAAAGGCGTAAAGCTGCTTGTGACGCTAGGCAAGTCGCCCGTCATGGTGTATGCGGATGCGAACCGCTTGAAGCAGGTCATCATTAATTTAATTGACAATGCGTTCAAGTTCACGCCAGCAGGCGGCACGATTCGAGTGTCAATCTCCACTACGTCTGACGAGGACTATGCACTGCTAACGGTTGCCGATACCGGCTGCGGCATCGAACCTGAGGACATCCCCCATGTGACGGAAAAGTTCTATAAGGGGAATACAGGGCAGGGAGGGAGCGGACTTGGGCTCGCGATCTGCAAGGAAATTACCGAGCTGCATGCCGGCGAGATGAAAATAGACAGCGAGCGTGGAGCAGGAACGGTAATTACGATCAAGCTGCCGATCAGTCATCAGAATAAACCCGCATCCTAG
- a CDS encoding VCBS repeat-containing protein, whose product MFISKISGALLAAALLCLLATGCRYTAAPADLLEKPTIASDKQALVQAVQKALPPHAQLSLPMRDDKLGAVRLLDVDGDGVDEALVSFNNEYSSPELMLLRYRGNTWKPYYTIQQPLSMRMDWMKISDFDKDGKLDLAVGWIGSYDGSNMVELYSLGKTPVRNEEGKLVLEPEDSLPYLYAEAGDLNGDGKLELAVVTGDWANQEVQLPNYKLTIYEWTKGKFHALQQLDLSNDVINYDRLLIGKVSERQTGVVLEAAVGAHSMYTFMYVWEKGKLRPVALSEQREDGYALVSGTPTQNEDINGDGIIELSRPKEPAGYPDLPYAGMLWVNEWLQWDGDKAFRLVKEEYSNYSYQISFTIPEQWKGRYTLRSPDVHKEYGIVTFEYWNEATGYKSELGTLYAVPATKWGSVQEEWKESDRTYNAVLNNAGLVYIYAQQLAPPETMEISDRQPFYAMHLNREQLLELLVPRPD is encoded by the coding sequence TTGTTTATATCAAAAATAAGCGGGGCGCTGCTTGCAGCCGCCTTGCTTTGTTTATTAGCAACCGGTTGCCGCTATACAGCGGCTCCTGCGGATTTGCTTGAAAAGCCTACTATCGCCTCGGACAAGCAGGCGCTCGTTCAGGCTGTGCAGAAAGCGTTGCCGCCTCATGCGCAGCTGTCGCTTCCGATGCGCGATGACAAGCTTGGCGCCGTGCGTCTGCTCGATGTTGACGGCGACGGCGTAGACGAGGCGCTCGTTTCTTTTAACAATGAATACAGCTCTCCTGAGCTGATGCTGCTTCGGTATCGGGGCAACACCTGGAAGCCCTATTATACGATTCAGCAGCCCTTATCCATGCGAATGGACTGGATGAAGATAAGTGACTTTGACAAGGATGGCAAGCTGGATCTGGCAGTCGGCTGGATTGGCTCCTATGATGGCTCCAATATGGTCGAGCTGTATTCGCTTGGCAAAACGCCAGTGCGCAATGAGGAAGGAAAGCTTGTGCTTGAGCCGGAGGATTCCCTTCCTTATTTGTATGCGGAAGCAGGCGATCTGAACGGAGATGGCAAGCTGGAGCTGGCGGTCGTTACGGGGGATTGGGCGAATCAGGAGGTACAGCTGCCGAACTATAAGCTGACGATTTATGAATGGACGAAGGGCAAATTTCATGCGCTGCAGCAGCTTGATCTTAGCAATGATGTAATTAACTATGACCGGCTGTTGATTGGCAAAGTTTCCGAGCGGCAGACAGGTGTCGTATTGGAGGCGGCGGTAGGCGCCCATTCGATGTATACGTTTATGTATGTGTGGGAGAAAGGCAAGCTGCGGCCAGTTGCATTATCCGAGCAGCGCGAGGATGGCTATGCGCTCGTATCGGGAACGCCGACGCAAAATGAGGATATTAACGGCGATGGCATAATCGAGTTATCTCGGCCCAAAGAGCCCGCAGGCTATCCAGATCTGCCTTATGCCGGAATGCTCTGGGTAAATGAGTGGTTGCAGTGGGATGGCGATAAGGCGTTCAGACTCGTCAAGGAAGAGTATTCGAATTATAGCTATCAAATCAGCTTTACGATTCCAGAGCAGTGGAAGGGCCGCTATACGCTGAGAAGCCCGGACGTCCATAAGGAATATGGCATCGTCACCTTTGAATATTGGAATGAAGCAACTGGCTACAAGTCTGAGCTGGGTACGTTATATGCTGTTCCAGCAACCAAGTGGGGCAGTGTTCAGGAAGAGTGGAAGGAGTCAGACCGCACTTACAATGCCGTGCTCAACAATGCGGGCTTGGTGTACATTTATGCGCAGCAGCTTGCGCCTCCAGAGACGATGGAGATCAGTGATCGCCAGCCGTTTTATGCGATGCACCTGAACAGGGAGCAACTGCTGGAATTGCTGGTGCCGAGGCCGGACTAA
- the purD gene encoding phosphoribosylamine--glycine ligase — MRILVVGGGGREHAIVWALKKSEKVRSIYCAPGNAGIAQLAECVPLAVNQFDELVEFAKDAAIDLVFIGPDDPLADGIVDAFEAHQIPVYGPNKAAAEIEGSKIFMKNLLKKYNIPTAKYETFTEFEAASAYLQAQQTPIVIKADGLAAGKGVTVAFTMEEAQQALKEAMLDKVFGDAGNQIVIEEFLEGQEMSILAFVDGETVRAMVPAQDHKPIFDGDKGPNTGGMGTYTPLPHIDQAIIDESIANIIIPTAKAMVSEGRPFRGVLFAGLMITKDGPKTIEFNARMGDPETQVVLPRLETDLVDIVLASLNGRLEQLDITWSDEAAVCVIMASEGYPASYPKGRVIEGLAKAEAQGALVFHAGTAEKDGQFVTSGGRVLGVVGRGRDIAEARARAYDAVGVIHFEGMQSRSDIAAKALV, encoded by the coding sequence ATGCGAATTTTAGTAGTAGGCGGCGGCGGCCGCGAGCATGCGATCGTATGGGCGCTGAAAAAAAGTGAAAAGGTCCGCAGCATCTATTGCGCACCGGGAAATGCAGGCATTGCGCAGCTGGCAGAATGCGTTCCGCTCGCTGTCAATCAATTTGACGAGCTAGTCGAGTTTGCCAAGGATGCGGCTATTGACCTCGTATTTATCGGCCCGGATGATCCGCTGGCGGACGGCATCGTCGATGCGTTCGAGGCGCATCAAATTCCGGTATACGGACCAAATAAAGCGGCGGCGGAAATTGAAGGCAGCAAAATTTTTATGAAAAATTTGCTCAAGAAATACAATATTCCGACGGCTAAATATGAGACGTTCACTGAATTCGAGGCGGCTTCCGCTTATTTGCAGGCACAGCAGACGCCAATCGTCATTAAGGCGGACGGACTTGCGGCAGGCAAGGGCGTGACGGTGGCCTTTACGATGGAGGAAGCACAGCAGGCGCTGAAGGAAGCGATGCTGGATAAGGTGTTCGGCGATGCGGGCAACCAAATCGTCATCGAGGAGTTTCTGGAAGGACAGGAAATGTCCATCCTCGCGTTCGTAGATGGCGAGACGGTGCGGGCGATGGTGCCGGCACAGGATCATAAGCCGATTTTTGATGGCGATAAAGGCCCGAATACGGGCGGTATGGGCACCTACACGCCGCTGCCGCATATTGATCAGGCGATTATTGACGAGTCGATTGCGAATATTATTATTCCAACGGCAAAAGCAATGGTAAGCGAAGGTCGCCCGTTCCGCGGCGTATTGTTCGCGGGTCTAATGATTACGAAGGATGGCCCCAAAACGATTGAGTTCAATGCACGTATGGGCGACCCAGAAACACAGGTTGTGCTTCCGCGTCTGGAAACTGATCTTGTCGACATCGTTTTGGCCTCGCTGAACGGCAGGCTGGAGCAGCTCGATATTACTTGGAGTGATGAAGCGGCTGTCTGCGTCATTATGGCCTCCGAGGGATATCCGGCCTCTTATCCGAAAGGCCGCGTCATTGAAGGACTGGCGAAAGCCGAAGCGCAAGGCGCGCTTGTGTTCCATGCGGGAACGGCGGAGAAGGATGGCCAATTTGTAACAAGTGGCGGACGCGTGCTAGGTGTTGTCGGCCGCGGCCGTGACATCGCAGAAGCGCGTGCTCGCGCTTATGATGCTGTAGGCGTCATCCATTTCGAAGGTATGCAGAGCCGTTCGGATATTGCGGCGAAGGCGCTGGTATAA
- a CDS encoding alpha/beta fold hydrolase yields MEKHLVLRHEGLELAATLHYPTDEKKNDDCKRQAIIICHGFVGSRIGVDRLFVKTARALAAQGSYVLRFDYGGCGESNGDYGSLGFDSMVDQTRTALDYITSMECVDPRKIVLLGHSLGGAVSIMTAVKDKRVKRLLLWSPVAYPFNDIVRIVGRKGYDEAVQSGSMDYTGFTLKPVFFDSLLEHQPFQAATRFTGDVLLVHGTSDELIPVDYSFLYQKVFWTRSEGLCDKEIIFQASHTYSNRQHQEEAIRISSEWLEGLDKKQQEWHHWSI; encoded by the coding sequence ATGGAGAAGCATCTGGTATTGCGCCATGAAGGCTTGGAGCTTGCAGCTACGCTGCATTATCCGACGGATGAGAAGAAGAACGACGACTGCAAGCGGCAGGCGATCATTATTTGCCACGGATTTGTTGGCAGCCGCATCGGGGTAGATCGCTTGTTTGTGAAAACAGCGCGTGCCCTTGCTGCTCAAGGCTCCTATGTGCTGCGCTTCGATTATGGCGGCTGCGGCGAGAGCAATGGCGATTATGGCTCGCTCGGCTTCGACAGCATGGTCGATCAGACGCGCACAGCGCTGGACTACATCACGAGCATGGAATGTGTAGATCCGCGCAAGATTGTATTGCTTGGACATAGTCTGGGCGGAGCGGTCTCGATTATGACAGCCGTTAAGGATAAACGGGTCAAGCGTCTTCTTCTATGGTCGCCAGTTGCGTATCCCTTCAATGACATTGTCCGAATTGTCGGCAGGAAGGGCTATGATGAAGCGGTTCAATCCGGCAGTATGGATTATACCGGCTTTACGTTGAAGCCCGTCTTCTTCGACTCCCTGCTTGAGCATCAACCGTTCCAGGCAGCAACGCGCTTCACTGGCGATGTACTGCTCGTCCATGGCACAAGCGATGAGCTTATACCGGTCGATTACAGCTTCCTCTATCAGAAGGTGTTCTGGACCCGCAGCGAGGGGCTGTGCGACAAGGAAATTATTTTTCAAGCGTCGCATACGTATTCCAACCGCCAGCATCAGGAGGAAGCGATTCGCATTAGCTCGGAATGGCTTGAGGGGCTGGATAAGAAGCAGCAAGAATGGCATCACTGGAGTATTTAA
- the purH gene encoding bifunctional phosphoribosylaminoimidazolecarboxamide formyltransferase/IMP cyclohydrolase produces MAIRRALISVSDKTGIVEFSRELASQGVEIISTGGTFSLLEKEGIPVIGISDVTGFPEILDGRVKTLHPAVHSGLLAVRDDAEHQKVMEELGLSYIDLVVVNLYPFKQTIAKPDVEYADAIENIDIGGPTMLRSAAKNHAFVTVVVDAADYAAVLEEVKAGGDTTLETRKRLTAKVFRHTAAYDTLIAEYLSKQTGEELPESYTVTYEKVQDLRYGENPHQKAAFYSKPLASAGNITTAEQLHGKELSYNNINDANAALAIVKEFDEPAVVAVKHMNPCGVGTGTDIHEAYQKAYAADPTSIFGGIVAANRVIGADTAELLGQIFLEIIIAPDFTPEALDILTKKKNIRLMKLGELSVAAADRKPELLVTTVDGGMLVQESDVRSLTEADLQFVTDRKPTEEELKQLLFGWKVVKHVKSNAILLAKNNMTIGVGAGQMNRVGAARIAIEQAGAESAGAVLASDAFFPMGDTVELAAKAGITAIIQTGGSIKDAESIAAANANNIAMVLTGVRHFKH; encoded by the coding sequence ATGGCTATTCGTAGAGCATTAATCAGCGTATCCGACAAGACGGGGATTGTAGAGTTTTCGCGTGAGCTGGCAAGCCAAGGCGTAGAAATTATTTCGACAGGCGGAACGTTCAGCTTGCTGGAAAAAGAGGGCATTCCGGTCATCGGCATTTCCGATGTAACGGGATTCCCGGAAATTTTGGATGGACGCGTCAAAACGCTGCACCCTGCTGTACATAGCGGCTTGCTCGCTGTTCGCGACGATGCGGAGCACCAGAAGGTAATGGAAGAACTGGGCCTTAGCTACATCGACCTCGTTGTCGTAAACCTTTACCCGTTCAAGCAGACGATTGCGAAGCCTGATGTGGAGTATGCGGATGCGATTGAGAACATTGATATCGGCGGCCCGACCATGCTGCGCTCGGCTGCGAAAAACCATGCCTTCGTTACCGTTGTCGTAGATGCTGCGGATTACGCGGCTGTGCTGGAGGAAGTCAAAGCAGGCGGCGACACGACACTTGAAACGCGCAAGCGCTTGACGGCGAAAGTATTCCGTCACACAGCAGCTTACGATACGCTGATTGCTGAATATTTGTCCAAGCAGACAGGCGAAGAGCTTCCAGAAAGCTACACCGTTACTTATGAAAAAGTACAGGATCTCCGCTACGGCGAGAACCCGCACCAGAAGGCTGCTTTCTACAGCAAGCCGCTGGCTTCAGCAGGCAACATTACGACAGCTGAGCAATTGCACGGCAAAGAGCTGTCCTATAATAACATTAATGATGCAAACGCAGCGCTTGCGATTGTTAAGGAATTTGATGAGCCAGCGGTCGTTGCCGTTAAGCATATGAATCCTTGCGGCGTAGGTACGGGCACTGACATTCACGAAGCGTATCAAAAAGCGTATGCAGCTGATCCGACTTCAATCTTTGGCGGCATCGTAGCAGCTAACCGCGTTATTGGTGCAGACACAGCTGAGCTGCTGGGTCAAATTTTCCTTGAAATTATTATTGCGCCGGACTTTACGCCGGAAGCACTTGATATTTTGACCAAAAAGAAAAACATTCGCCTGATGAAGCTTGGGGAGCTTTCCGTTGCTGCGGCTGACCGCAAGCCTGAGCTGCTCGTAACGACGGTTGACGGCGGCATGCTCGTACAGGAAAGCGACGTTCGCAGCCTGACAGAAGCCGACCTGCAATTCGTAACCGACCGCAAGCCGACGGAGGAAGAGCTGAAGCAATTGCTGTTCGGCTGGAAAGTCGTGAAGCATGTGAAATCGAATGCGATTTTGCTGGCGAAAAATAATATGACGATTGGCGTAGGCGCAGGCCAAATGAACCGTGTAGGCGCTGCTCGCATTGCAATTGAGCAGGCTGGCGCTGAATCTGCTGGCGCTGTACTGGCATCAGATGCCTTTTTCCCAATGGGTGATACGGTTGAGCTGGCTGCTAAAGCGGGCATTACGGCGATTATCCAGACGGGAGGCTCGATTAAGGATGCCGAGTCGATTGCCGCTGCAAATGCCAACAACATTGCGATGGTACTGACTGGCGTTCGTCATTTCAAGCATTAA
- a CDS encoding response regulator transcription factor has protein sequence MRILLLEDEEAIRGFVRINLKRNEMEVTEAGDGETALALADSEGPFDIALLDVMLPTISGFEVCEQLRSKFPSMGIIMLTAKSQEEDKIHGLELGADDYVQKPFSPGELIARIKSLYRRMQPSAALLQAAAAQEATAGLMTQSAQAMQAAQAAQADDELRIGPFRLSVSARKLWKNDEEIILTPTEWTLVRLLMEREGKSVSRDDILSEVWGRYYVGDLKVVDVNIRRVRQKIEDNSSEPTFIETVWGFGYRWRRGSSG, from the coding sequence ATGCGTATTTTGCTGCTGGAAGATGAAGAGGCGATTCGCGGCTTTGTCCGCATTAATTTAAAACGCAACGAGATGGAAGTGACGGAAGCGGGCGACGGTGAAACGGCGCTTGCTCTGGCTGATTCGGAGGGGCCGTTCGATATAGCGCTGCTTGATGTCATGCTGCCAACCATTAGCGGCTTTGAAGTATGCGAGCAGCTGCGCAGCAAATTTCCGAGTATGGGCATTATTATGCTGACTGCGAAGTCGCAGGAAGAGGATAAAATTCACGGGCTGGAGCTTGGTGCCGACGATTATGTGCAGAAGCCGTTCAGCCCCGGCGAGCTGATTGCTCGAATCAAGTCGCTTTACCGGAGAATGCAGCCAAGTGCTGCGCTGCTTCAGGCGGCGGCAGCCCAAGAGGCAACGGCTGGCCTCATGACGCAGTCTGCACAAGCAATGCAAGCCGCACAAGCCGCACAAGCGGATGATGAGCTGCGAATTGGACCATTCCGACTGTCGGTATCAGCGCGTAAGCTCTGGAAAAACGATGAGGAAATTATTTTGACCCCAACCGAATGGACGCTGGTGCGGCTTTTAATGGAGCGGGAAGGCAAAAGTGTCAGCCGCGATGATATTTTAAGCGAGGTTTGGGGCCGTTATTATGTGGGCGACCTTAAGGTTGTTGACGTTAACATTAGGCGGGTGCGCCAAAAAATCGAAGACAATTCCTCTGAGCCAACTTTCATCGAGACGGTATGGGGCTTTGGCTACCGCTGGAGAAGGGGCAGCAGCGGATGA
- a CDS encoding thioredoxin family protein — protein sequence MSFTVQIGQQAPDFTLPATDGKSYSLQDFAEADTLVVFFTCNHCPYVVGSDELTRKTAIQFKEKGVAFVGINANSVTTKPDDSFEHMVERMNELKFPWTYLRDDTQEVAKAYGALRTPHFYVFDKERKLVYTGRGVDQPRDASKVTVYDLERALTEHTLGKEVSVPYTNPIGCNVKWDGQDEHWMPVEACDLV from the coding sequence ATGTCTTTCACTGTTCAGATTGGTCAGCAAGCACCTGATTTCACGCTTCCGGCGACGGATGGCAAGAGCTATTCCTTGCAGGATTTTGCCGAAGCGGATACACTGGTCGTATTTTTCACCTGTAATCATTGTCCTTATGTCGTTGGATCGGACGAGCTCACGCGCAAAACGGCCATCCAGTTCAAGGAGAAGGGGGTAGCCTTCGTCGGCATTAATGCGAATAGCGTGACGACGAAGCCGGACGATTCCTTTGAGCACATGGTAGAGCGAATGAATGAGCTGAAGTTCCCTTGGACGTATTTGCGCGATGATACGCAGGAGGTAGCCAAAGCTTATGGGGCGCTGCGTACGCCGCATTTTTATGTGTTTGATAAGGAGCGCAAGCTAGTATATACGGGTCGGGGCGTGGATCAGCCGAGGGATGCGAGCAAGGTGACGGTTTATGATTTGGAGCGCGCGCTGACTGAGCATACGCTGGGCAAGGAGGTTTCGGTGCCTTATACGAACCCGATTGGCTGCAACGTGAAGTGGGATGGACAGGATGAGCACTGGATGCCAGTTGAAGCTTGCGATCTTGTATAA
- the purN gene encoding phosphoribosylglycinamide formyltransferase, which translates to MAAKRIAVFASGQGTNFQALADAAWQGELDATIELLVCDKPSAPVIERARKAGVEMFIFKPKDYPSREAHDSVILAELERRGIELIVLAGYMRIITPVLVEPFYGRMINIHPSLLPAFPGMNAIGQALDYGVKLTGVTVHYVDGGLDSGPIIAQQAVGVADGETEDELAVRIHAAEQQLLPQVVRQIAGGRVHLDGRLVRIDVSKQAE; encoded by the coding sequence ATGGCAGCGAAGCGTATAGCCGTATTTGCATCGGGTCAAGGCACAAATTTTCAAGCCTTGGCCGATGCGGCATGGCAAGGGGAGCTCGATGCAACTATCGAGCTTCTTGTTTGTGATAAGCCTTCTGCTCCTGTTATCGAGCGGGCGCGCAAGGCTGGCGTAGAGATGTTTATTTTCAAGCCTAAGGATTATCCGTCCCGGGAAGCGCATGACAGCGTTATTTTGGCGGAGCTTGAGCGTCGTGGCATTGAGCTGATTGTGCTGGCGGGCTATATGCGCATCATTACACCAGTGCTGGTGGAGCCTTTCTACGGGCGAATGATCAATATCCATCCTTCCTTGCTGCCAGCGTTTCCAGGCATGAATGCTATTGGGCAGGCGCTGGATTACGGCGTGAAGCTGACGGGTGTCACCGTGCATTATGTGGACGGCGGTCTCGATAGCGGCCCTATTATTGCCCAGCAAGCGGTTGGAGTTGCCGACGGCGAGACGGAAGACGAGCTTGCAGTGCGCATTCATGCGGCCGAGCAGCAGCTGCTTCCGCAGGTTGTGCGGCAAATCGCTGGCGGTCGGGTCCATTTGGACGGACGCTTGGTGCGAATTGATGTGAGTAAGCAAGCCGAGTAA
- a CDS encoding polysaccharide deacetylase family protein, producing MKYNTRTRASSMKTRKRTKRNLAVASFLLVALALWLGGCGTKASSSLEVLMPGKEESANVQQGASSEDTIHINHPTLSEGTNSVTDTASHPASPDASHSPQKGTVAASGSTNGSTASGATGTNGGTGGKSQGGGSTTGTSVTNSTYTNKPSSTPASSPAPASKPDKEQKLVALTFDDGPDGRYTPAILDILKKKGVKATFFVVGVQVKKDPEVLQRIVDEGHEIGNHTTHHKDLTKLTKSQIWEEITTTDKLIQDVVGFAPNRVRAPYGAVNSTVKQLMKEKGRELVSWNVDTRDWAGTSVAVMKRNISEHTKPGGIILMHSFGGKGIKNTVDMLPDVIDSLHKKGYTFVTIDEMP from the coding sequence ATGAAGTATAACACACGAACTAGAGCTAGCAGCATGAAGACGCGCAAAAGAACAAAACGAAATCTAGCAGTAGCAAGCTTTCTACTTGTGGCACTAGCCTTATGGCTTGGCGGCTGCGGGACTAAGGCTTCTTCGAGCCTAGAGGTGCTTATGCCAGGCAAAGAGGAAAGCGCAAACGTCCAGCAGGGAGCTTCATCCGAGGATACTATCCATATTAACCATCCGACGTTGTCGGAAGGGACTAACAGCGTCACGGACACGGCAAGTCACCCAGCGAGCCCCGATGCTTCCCATTCTCCTCAGAAAGGAACGGTTGCTGCATCTGGTTCGACAAATGGTTCCACTGCCTCCGGTGCAACTGGTACAAACGGAGGAACTGGCGGAAAATCACAAGGCGGAGGCTCCACGACAGGAACGAGCGTAACGAACAGCACTTATACAAATAAACCGTCAAGCACACCTGCAAGCTCGCCAGCTCCAGCAAGCAAGCCGGATAAGGAGCAGAAGCTTGTTGCGTTAACCTTCGATGATGGACCAGATGGCCGTTATACACCAGCGATTTTGGATATCCTGAAAAAGAAGGGCGTTAAGGCGACATTTTTCGTAGTTGGCGTTCAGGTGAAGAAGGACCCTGAGGTGCTTCAGCGCATCGTGGACGAAGGTCATGAGATTGGCAATCATACGACCCATCATAAGGATTTGACGAAGCTGACCAAGAGCCAAATTTGGGAAGAAATCACCACAACGGATAAGCTGATTCAAGATGTAGTCGGTTTCGCTCCAAACCGGGTGCGTGCACCCTATGGAGCTGTGAACAGCACAGTTAAACAGCTCATGAAGGAAAAGGGAAGAGAATTGGTAAGCTGGAATGTGGATACCCGTGATTGGGCGGGAACGTCTGTAGCGGTAATGAAACGGAACATTAGCGAGCATACGAAGCCGGGTGGTATAATATTGATGCATTCTTTTGGAGGCAAAGGTATTAAAAACACGGTAGATATGCTGCCAGACGTCATTGATAGCTTGCATAAGAAGGGCTATACGTTCGTCACTATTGACGAAATGCCTTGA